The Papaver somniferum cultivar HN1 chromosome 6, ASM357369v1, whole genome shotgun sequence genome segment AGGATATAAAACTGTTTTTGGAAACCATGGAAAATGAATTAAATCAGATCAAATGTAAAGACTCGTCTAACAGATAGTGATACTGGTCATGACTCATTAGTGGTCATTTCCccaatctcttactttgttctaaaaagaagaagaatgagaaaaaagagaaaacacagaaaacaataatttgttgttttcatttttttgttttcaaaaacagaaaacaaatagaaaaccttttctgaaaatgtccctaccaaacgtgttttctcatgttttcttttttctctgtttttaaaaagagaaaattgtttttgaaaaccATACCAAACAGGCTttagtgtgttttttttttttttttttgatagattgCTTTCTTTTTGTTTACATTGACTATCAACCATAACAAGATTGTTTCTTGACGATTAAAACAGTTTTAGTGATTGATTACCCTTACTAATTGAAGATGTTCCTTCTGAAACATCACATTTAAGTTGCTAAGCTTATGTTCTTTGCTGGAAATAAATAGATATTACATGGTTGAAAGATAATTAGCTGCTGCAATTTTGTGGTAGTTGTCTGTAATGGCATCAGTTTATTATTCATCGTCAAATAAGGTCAATAAAGTCAAAATTAATTTTAAGAGATGACTATAATCTATTCTGTCAAAGAAGCTAATTGTCAAACTTAGATATGTAACCTATTCTAAGCAAATTTCATAATTTCAGtccaagaaaacaaaacaaacaaattacATTAATAATGAAGGGGACAGATACCTTGCAACCACCACTTGCCAGTCTCGATGGTTGAACCCACTTACCATATTGATCATGTGGTTGAATCTTATTCCTCAACATATGTACCTGACGCAATACACTAGGTAGCTTACACGATTTCATATTCCTCACAAAAAAGTGTAATTTTTGAAAGAGCCTTAGTCAACCACtatctttagcaagattgattagagtggttaccaaacagattctttttTTGTCGTTTGGAATACGATTAAAAGGATtttctattcacgtgcgtgactctataagtcgaaggtgcagggatactgagggaaccaAGTAGCTAGGAATAgtctgtttggtctcaactatacgaagttggtattagattttgtgtagtggcttaattctgagagtatttaaaactggattaggtccctgggttttttttcatttgaggtttcctcattaacaaaatcttgatgtatcttttagtttgttttccacattataattgttagtAGGGCTTAACCGAACATAATTTTTATTCAATTATGTATTTTCCGGCGTATGAATATTAAATATAATATGTATCAATATCAAGTTTACCTTTTTATCATTACAAAAGTAAAGGAAAaccttatatatatttttattcttcactTCACAAATCCTTTCTAGCATTTTTCGCCTTGACATCCTCCCATACTATGCCTTTCCTTTCTCGAGTTGTATCCTCAAGCCAACAATGAAATTATATCGAAATTATTTTTTACATATTTTGTCCCCTGAAAAAACGTTATTGgatatgttttttagtttacaGAGATATGTTATCGATCCTTTGAATGGTGTTACCTTTTTGCATCTTTCTTATTTTAGTGAAGGAtgttaggatcttcatggaccAAAGTAACCTACTATGGGCCAGACCACATATCACTGATGATGTCCCTACTTGACCACCTTGAGATAAGAGGCGtgcggttttaatctaaaaggtgTAGGTGCTacgtaaggagatgcccaagcttattaagaTCCACATGCGCTCCTCTttcttccatgtgggactatccctaTCTATACTTATGTGGTTTATCGCGCgacatactccaacaatctccaccttggcgagattaaaccactTCACCAGTCCAATCAGACTCCACCATATGATTACCATGTGTATATGCTACTCATCGATCATAATTATTGTCACTATGCGCCCTAGAATCTTACTCCACCTTGATTTAATTAGAAGGCAAGCACTAACTCCACTTTGAGCATTTCCTTGCCCACCTAGAACCTTGCTCCACATTTAATGTGTGAGaaactaactccaccttgagcatcAGTTCAACCTTGAGCATTGCCTTTCCGATCTAGAACcttgctccacctgagttaatgggtgagacactaactccaccttgagcgccagttCAACTTTGGGCCTTGCCTGCTGGTGCGCGTCGTTTAcacaaaaaattaattaactTCTTTCtgcacaattaactggtaatataatggaaaggagttcgttcccacgaagagcagggagtttataGTTGTTAAAAGTAACCAAATGGTTTTTTTTTAGATTGTAGAacgaaataaattaataaaacaaaatattaaagaTTGATTTAAAATAATATGGAGAAAGATGACCAGGGAATCATTCGTCGTCATTGAACCGAAACTTAATTAAATATAAATTTACTTCTTGTTgaacttatattgttaccaaccgtagaataacaataAGCTCTGCTACCCCACGGATTCCTACTGtcagattctatccaaccaacccaccaagaataagctctcaaggtgtaaattagtcgaatgctttacactatgtgaatcaggttgatcctaTCATCAGACGTATAAGCTCGgcctgcttactagtgttatctttacacacaattgcttaacaaaatccctctatcagctcttgcgatttactacCTTTGTAAAGAGTTGATGTAACAATTACACGTATCGCAcaaccctaaactagtagaagaaatattgattggttaatttaattgatcattttaaataacccctcaatattcttagataataaaataataaagataatcaacagtaaaataaaacttgaaataaatgTGGTTAAAGAAATTAATGCTTCATtgttcaggactttgaaatcatccctaatcaattagaagtttagctactcataattaaAAAGTACTAGCAAATGAATAAAGAAGAAGGAATTAAAACGAAACTAAAAATAGAATCTTCCAACAAAAGCCAGGAGCTCTATCTGTTTCTCGCTACCAAGGAAATGGTAAAAGAAGAAGTGTAAAAAGAGAATTATCTTTGAATGAAACTCTCCATTGCTATTTATAGGCTCTGAATCCCTCCACTGATCCACAAATTCGTAATGTGAAAGGATTAAAAATCCTAGCCGCCTCTTTATTCCTTCGTGTGCAGACCACTTCACGAAAATCCCGCAATTGATAACTATACGAAGTCAGTGTTGTGCTGAAGTAAACACTTATGCTACGATGTGACATGGAGCAGCTTAATAAGATGTACATGCTTTCTTATTGGACCAAAATATAGATTGAAGTGTCTTCTTCTGGTGCTAGCTATACATCCAACTTGAAGATCCTCACTACGCCAGATTATCACTTTCAAAAGCTGTCAACTGAGACAAGTCGGGGCTTGTCTCTTTCGGTCGGCTCCACCACACTTCTTCCCACTATTTACCTCGTCAACAACAGCAAACTGTCTTCCCTGCCATGATCATCAACCCGAGATCCATCACCCTAAGCTTGTTCATATCGAGCTTCATAACAACAACAACTCCATTATTCCTCGAGCTTCTTTATCCATTGTTGACCATCATCTGCGATAATCCAATCTCAACTGTATCGTGACCTTCTTCATCCCATTATCACAACCAATGTCATCATCCCTAATCACCGTTAGATCATCGAACCATGATCAGGCAGCGAACAACACTCAAGCTTAACTGTCGAGCTCCGTATTCATCGAAACACAGCAGAATGATGTCACAGTATGACGGTTAATCCAGCTGAAGGGCCTGCCCTTAGTAATTAGTTCGGGTGCCTtacttatttttttgttgttaattGATTTGTTAGTAGTTAGTCAGTCAGATTGTGACACGTGTGTCCAATCCGTTGGGCCTTAGATGAGTAAGATCATTGGTATTTATTTTGTAAGAGAAGAGTATTATATTCTCAGCTAAGAAGTCAAACAAAAAAAACCCTGTGACTGTGTTCTTCAGAACCAGATTTGGCTCAATCCTTGTGGATTTGAGATTTATCCAACCAATTCTTCATTTTATTTCTACTTTGTTTATTAGTTGTTGTATCATCACAACAACTGGTATTCAGAGCAGTTTCGATCTAGCTCAAATTACACCAAAATTATTTTTTCATCATGACATTGAAAGAGGTTGAATCAGATGTTGAGAAACTCAGAGGCGCTCAAGATCAGATTAAATCTGAGCTGACGGATCTACACAGTAAATTTGATGAGACGAGCTCGAAATTTGATAATCTGCTAAAGTTGTTTGAGCGCAATCCAATTCCTGAAAGAGCCAGTGGCTCTAACCATGAAAATCCTAATGATACTAACTTTTCTCACACCCAACACCAGTattttcatcatcaacatcacaAGATCCCTAAATTAGATTTTTCAAGATTCGACGGAGATAACCCACGAGGCTGGATCCAGAAAAGTGAAAGGTACTTTCACCTCAACAATATTGAGGAACATCTGAAGGTAAACATTATTGCGATCTACTTGGAAGGTAAAGCAGAGAAAtggtttttaaattttcaagtCAATAGAACTCGTATTACCTGGTCATATTTATGTCTTCATTTGTGTGCTCGATTTGAAAATCCAATAGAAGAAAATTTTGTGGGTAGTTTTAATAAACTAGTTCAAAGCTCCACCGTGGATGATTATTATGAGGATTTTGAATCTTTGAAAGCCTTAATACTTAACATGAATCCTTCTCTTACTGAGACTTATTTTGTCATGAGTTTTCTTAGTGGTCTCAAAGAGGAAATTGGTAAATATATTTCAATGTCTCAACCAACTACACTTTCTGAGGCTTTTTCTCTTGCTAGACTACAAGAACAGAAAGTTAACCTGGCTGCATCAACAACCAAGCCATTTACTCAATCTTTTACCAATTCCTTTCAATCCAATAGGCAATTCTCCTCCCCAACCTTTCCACCAAAGCCTATTCCCACTTCACCTAAATCAGCTCCTTCCACTCCAAGGTTTAATTTCACTCCCACTACAAAAGCCACAAATACTTCACCAACAATTAAGCGCCTATCTCAGGAGGAAATGAATCGCAGAAGAGCTCAGGGGTTGTGTTATAACTGTGATGAGGTGGACAAACAAGGCCACTTTTGCAAgggtaaacaaaagatttttatgCTCCAGGTTGAAAATGATGACTCCACTGAAACTGGGGAGGATGAGGTTTTTGAGGAAGCAAATGAGTCACCAGTCCAATCTTCCATAGAGGTTTCATTACATGCTCTTACAGGCACTACTACTGGTGACACCATCAGGATTCCAAGTCTGCTCCTTAAGAGAAAGATATCCATTCTCATTGATTCTGGTAGTACCACCAGTTTTATTGATAGCACATTAGCTGCTTCTTTCAAATTACATGTTGAACAAACTCCTTCCATGCTAGTTACAGTTTCCAATGGAGACCAAACTGTCAGTACTGGAATATGTTCTAACCTCCAATAGAGTATGCAGGGCCACAATTTTGTTGAAAATCTAAGACTTCTGCCCCTTGGAGGGTGTGATATTGTACTAGGTGTTGATTGGTTGAGAACCTTAGGTGAGGTCCTCTTCAGTTTTTCTAAGATGAGTATTTCTTTCCAATATCATAACAAAAACATCACACTTCAGGGTGTTTCTCCATCCTCTTTTGTGCTTATGTTAGTGGGGAGTCAGTTAAGAAATTTTTTGCCACAACTTCTCATGGCATTGTGGGTCATTTGTTCTCTGTATCAGTAACACATAGACCACCTCCACCTGACCTTATCCAACCCTTATTATATGAATTCAATGATATTTTTCAAGAGCCCACCAAACTCCCACCTCAGAGAAGTTTGGATCACAAAATTCCTTTACAACCCCTTTCTACACCTGTGAACCAAAGAGCTTATAAATGTCCTTATGTTCAAAAAGGTTTAGTTGAGCAACTAGTCAAGGAGATGCTCCACTATGGAATCATTCAATCTAGTCACAGTCCATTTGCTTCTCCAATCTTACTGGTTAGAAAGAAAGATGGTTCTTGGATATTTTGTGCGGATTATAGGAAATTAAACAGTATCACTATTAAAGATAAATTTCCAATTCCTATTGTTGATGAGTTATTGGATAAATTTAAGGATTCTACAGTCTTTTCCAAAATTGATCTAAAGGCAGgatcaaggtagttaatatcgcgtatcggtatcgtatcggtcgggtcctatacacctatacaagtgataatatttgtttttacaggcgatacatcatttaatatagaatttcaaataattataaaaccatagtaaaaaataataagaatcatacacatatctcaaatttccaaaataaaaggtggtttattagccaacgttgtgattgttgttccattatgccggtaaatcttttttattatccttcatatttatcttttatatttctctgccttgcaatcgaaatatggtttccatcttatatcttaccatatagtcattgattttatattataaatatattatggctttttaccttctccaattgacattgtacttatctgtaaagactagatgcatgttgatgaaaaattATTCATGAAATcgatattatcggtgtacaagtaaaacTGATATATCGGTATGtatcggcctgtacaaccgataatatcattTCGTCTTTGATCGCCGATATTTTTGATATCGTATAAGTATttttcgatatccgataaaaacctgtaatatcgtcctgtacaaccgatattgactaccttgggcAGGATACCATCAAATCAGAGTTAGTGACATGAACATTTTCAAGACTGCATTTAGAACTCATCATGGTCATTATGAGTTCAAAGTAATGCCATTTGGCCTTACCAATGCTCCTGCAACCTTTCAGACTTTAATGAATGATATTTTTCAACTATTTTTGAGAAAATTTGTTCTATTATTTTTTAATGACATACTTATTTACAGTCCAAACATGAAACAACATCTGAagcatctcaaaaaaaaaatttggcatGTTGAGACAACATCAGCTCTTTGCTAATCTATCTAAGTGTTGCTTTGGACAACCTTCCTTGGAATGTCTGGGCCACATCATTACAGCTGATGGAGTTTGTGCAGATCCAAATAAAATTGCCTGCATGCAAAGTTGGCATGTGCCTAAGACAATTAAAGAATTGAGAGGTTTTCTTGGCCTCACTGGTTACTATAGAAAATTTGTCCAAGGGTATAGCCTCATCAGTAAACCTCTCACAGCTCTGCTTAAGAAGGACTCCTTCATATGGACACCAGCTGCAACAACTGCTTTTGAGAAACTAAAGGCAGCAATGAGCAATACCCCTATTCTAGCCCTTCCAGACTTCACCAAACCATTTGTGATTGAAAGTGATGCTAGTGATCTTTGTGTTGGTGCAGTTCTGCTTCAAGAAGATAAACTCATAGCTTGTTTCAGCAAACCCTTGGCCCAAAGAGCAAGAGCTCTCTCTACTTATGAAAAGGAGATTTTGGCTATTGTAttggttgttcagagatggagacAATATCTACAAAGTATTAAGTTTACTATCAAGACTGATCATCAAAGCCTCAAGTACTTTCTTGAACAAAAATTAACAACTATATTTCAGCAGAAATGGTTGGTCAACCTTTTGGGGTTTGATTATGACATACAATATAAGAAAGGGACTGACAATGTGGTGGCATATGCTCTTTCTAGGAGACCTAATGAGGATGTTACTTGTCATTATATGGCTGTGTCTACACCAACTTGGGTACATGAAGTTCTTACAAGTAATGTGGAGGATACCAAAGCTTCTCAACTCATCTCTCAACTTCTTCTCAGTCCTGATAGTGTACCTAATTATACATATAAGGAAGGCATTCTCAGGTACAAGTCCAAACTGTACATTGGCATATGAGGTAATATCATACAAACCCTTTTAGCTTCTCTTCATGCATCTGCCATTGGTGGACATTCAGGAATACAAGCTACTTCTGTCAGGGATAGAAGTCACTTTTATTGGAAAGTCATGCATAGAGATGTGGTTCAGTTGGTCTCCCAATGTGAtattttccaaaaaaacaaaagtgaCCACACCAACCATCTGGTTTGCTCCAACCACTTCCTATACCTGAGCATGCTTGGCAACATATTTCTATGGATTTCATAGAGGGTTTGCCTGTCAGCAATAGAAAAAATGTCATCTTAGTGGTTGTGGATAGGCTCACCAAGTATGCCCATTCCATAGCTCTATCACACCCCTATACAACTTCCTCTGTATCTCATGCTTTTCTCTCTCAAGTATTTAAATTGCATGGATTACCTTCTTCCGTTGTCTCAGATAGAGACAAGGTTTTTACTAGCAATTTTTGGCAGGATTTGTTTAAGGCATTAGGTACTGCTCTGAAACTGAGTACAGCTTATCATCCCCAGACATATGGGCAGACTGAAAGAGTTGATGCTTGTCTGGAAAACTATTTGAGATGCCTCACTGGACACAAGCCAAGTAAATGGAGTGATTGGTTGGCCCTTGCTGAGTTGTGgtacaactctatttaccacactAGTTTAAAAGTCTCTCCCTTCCAAACACTGTATGGGTATGCTCCTCCTCATCTTGCCTTTCCATCTTCTGTCACCACCTCAATTGAAGCAGTAGAGTCTTACATGAAGGACAAAGACTCGTTACTTAATATCCTAAAAGAGTCTTTACATCAAGATCAGCAAAGAATGAAGTTTTATGCAGACAAGTCTAGACAAGATATATCATTTGATGTGGGTGACTTCGTGTATTTGAAGTTACAACCATACATACAAGCTTCTGTGTCTCTCAAGAAAATTTTTAAACTGTCTTCTAAATTCTATGGGACTTTTCCAGTATTACGGAGGATAGGCAAGGTGGCATATAAATTACAGTTACCATCTCAAGCTAGGATCCATCCGGTGTTCCATGTTTCTCAGCTAAAGAAGCACATTGGCCTGCAACACACTCCATTCCCCACCTTTCCCATTGTGGATCATGCAGGTGAAATCATCATGGTACCTGAGAAGATTTTGAGCAACATAACCATTTTGCAGGGTAACAAGTTGGTCCAACAGGTGCTTGTTCAATGGACTAATTCACCTACTGAAGATGCAATTTGGGAAGATCTCTCCACTGTCAAAGCTCATTACCCACAGTTCATCTTTGGGGACAAGGATGATTTTCAGGAGGAGGCAATGTCAGTCAGATTGATATGTTAGTAGTTAGTCAGTCAGATTGCGACACGTGTGTCCAATCCGTTGGGCCTTATCCGAGTTCGATCATTGGTATTTATTTTGTAAGAGAAGAATATTATTTTCTCAGCTAAGAAGTTAAACAAAGAAAACCCTGTGGCTGTGTTCTTCAGAAGCAGATTTGGCTCAATCCTTGTGGATTTGAGATTTATCCATCCAATTCTTCATTTTATTTCTACTTTGTTTATTTGTTGTTGTATCATCACAACAAATGATCACCACTGCAGACTCGAGCTCCAATGGTAGCAGCGTCTCCCTGAACTTCTCCATTACTACCGTTGTCCACTATCATTGCCAAGATCGATTTCATCTCTATATTCTTCCACCAATGATGATAATTACCCATCTCTCATCGATCTCTCCATTATCATCGTTGTTGTAAACATCACGAGCTTTTCCATCAGCAGCAATCGATCACTAATGGCAGCTGCAAATTCCATCAACGTCATTTCTCTTCCATGCCAGCAAACCAAGTTCGACTGCAACCATCTCTTTACTCACTTTGCAACCCTGcaatttcttcatctccaagCTCGGATCAATGGCAACAACCAATAATCCACTTACAAACTCGAGTATGATTGATTAATCGAAATCATGATAGTACCCATGCTTTCTATCGTCCCCAGGAACCTAGTGATGTTTTCAAATTCGAATATCTTTGTTGATCAAATCCATCACCATCgtgatcatcatgatgaccaccaTTACGAACAGctcatgttcttcatgttcataataaggaagaagaagaggtgccCTGAGTAATAATCGtggtgcctttagtgatttttgAACATGGCTTCCCCTTAACAGAATGGACGCCCCCTAGCAAAAGACTGACTGCGTTTATAAA includes the following:
- the LOC113290739 gene encoding uncharacterized protein LOC113290739, translating into MTLKEVESDVEKLRGAQDQIKSELTDLHSKFDETSSKFDNLLKLFERNPIPERASGSNHENPNDTNFSHTQHQYFHHQHHKIPKLDFSRFDGDNPRGWIQKSERYFHLNNIEEHLKVNIIAIYLEGKAEKWFLNFQVNRTRITWSYLCLHLCARFENPIEENFVGSFNKLVQSSTVDDYYEDFESLKALILNMNPSLTETYFVMSFLSGLKEEIGKYISMSQPTTLSEAFSLARLQEQKVNLAASTTKPFTQSFTNSFQSNRQFSSPTFPPKPIPTSPKSAPSTPRFNFTPTTKATNTSPTIKRLSQEEMNRRRAQGLCYNCDEVDKQGHFCKGKQKIFMLQVENDDSTETGEDEVFEEANESPVQSSIEVSLHALTGTTTGDTIRIPSLLLKRKISILIDSGSTTSFIDSTLAASFKLHVEQTPSMLVTVSNGDQTVSTGIWCFSILFCAYVSGESVKKFFATTSHGIVGHLFSVSVTHRPPPPDLIQPLLYEFNDIFQEPTKLPPQRSLDHKIPLQPLSTPVNQRAYKCPYVQKGLVEQLVKEMLHYGIIQSSHSPFASPILLVRKKDGSWIFCADYRKLNSITIKDKFPIPIVDELLDKFKDSTVFSKIDLKAGSR